The Miltoncostaea oceani genome includes a region encoding these proteins:
- a CDS encoding protein-tyrosine phosphatase family protein: MSTWEDGPGVVELPDGRRIRGRGLRHGPPDGPPPGFGVYLLARDPGPMPWEHRWVRWPDFRTPASTADALAALAEAHRRAGSERVEVACGGGVGRTGTALAAIAVRAGVPPGEAVAWVRRRYHRRAVETPWQRRWVRRASG, from the coding sequence GTGAGCACCTGGGAGGACGGACCGGGCGTCGTCGAGCTCCCCGACGGGCGCCGGATCCGTGGCCGGGGGCTCCGGCACGGCCCGCCGGACGGCCCGCCTCCGGGGTTCGGCGTCTACCTGCTCGCCCGCGACCCCGGCCCGATGCCGTGGGAGCACCGCTGGGTGCGGTGGCCGGACTTCCGGACGCCCGCGTCGACCGCCGACGCCCTCGCGGCGCTCGCCGAGGCCCACCGGCGGGCCGGGTCCGAGCGCGTGGAGGTGGCGTGCGGCGGCGGCGTCGGCCGGACCGGGACCGCCCTCGCCGCGATCGCCGTGCGGGCGGGCGTGCCGCCGGGGGAGGCCGTCGCCTGGGTCCGTCGCCGGTACCACCGGCGGGCCGTGGAGACGCCCTGGCAGCGCCGGTGGGTCCGCCGGGCGTCCGGCTGA
- a CDS encoding SDR family oxidoreductase, whose amino-acid sequence MTIVTGGTGGLGRGVVEALVDAGHDVVVTWIMEAERDHFPDHLRDRVRLERCDVLAPDDLARLVAGAGDDGVWAFVHLVGGYLDGAPLGAMPLDDWDHQFALNARSAAIALGAVLPGMAARGAGRVVAVGSRAARRPFAGASAYAASKAAVIALVEAASEEVRRVGVNVNCVLPSVIDTPANRAADPGADADRWVRPREIGEVIAFLCSTEASAVTGAAIPVYGRA is encoded by the coding sequence GTGACGATCGTGACCGGCGGGACCGGGGGTCTCGGCCGCGGCGTGGTGGAGGCGCTCGTCGACGCCGGCCACGACGTCGTCGTCACCTGGATCATGGAGGCGGAGCGGGACCACTTCCCCGACCACCTGCGCGACCGCGTCCGCCTGGAGCGCTGCGACGTGCTCGCGCCCGACGACCTCGCGCGTCTCGTGGCGGGCGCCGGCGACGACGGCGTGTGGGCCTTCGTCCACCTCGTCGGCGGGTACCTCGACGGCGCGCCGCTCGGCGCGATGCCGCTCGACGACTGGGACCACCAGTTCGCCCTCAACGCCCGGTCGGCGGCCATCGCGTTGGGCGCGGTGCTGCCGGGCATGGCGGCCCGCGGGGCCGGGCGGGTCGTCGCGGTCGGCAGCCGCGCCGCCCGCCGGCCGTTCGCGGGGGCGAGCGCGTACGCCGCGTCGAAGGCCGCCGTCATCGCCCTCGTCGAGGCGGCGTCGGAGGAGGTCCGCCGCGTCGGCGTCAACGTCAACTGCGTCCTGCCGAGCGTGATCGACACGCCCGCCAACCGTGCCGCCGACCCCGGCGCCGACGCCGACCGGTGGGTCCGGCCACGGGAGATCGGCGAGGTCATCGCGTTCCTCTGCTCCACGGAGGCGTCGGCGGTCACGGGCGCCGCGATCCCCGTCTACGGCAGGGCGTAG
- a CDS encoding LLM class flavin-dependent oxidoreductase: MTTSARLRLGVLDQSPVAEGSDGSQALRNTIDLACHAESLGYGRYWVAEHHGGPMLAGASPEALIGPIAAATRRMRVGSGGVMLPHYSPLKVAESFSVLAGLFPGRIDLGIGRAAGTDPTTTFALQRDRREASPDDFPQQLAELMAYLRDEMPSDHPFARLAALPGLPAAPALWLLGSSPQSAYWAAEAGLPYAFADFINPLGATMAAEYRDRFVPSAELDAPRVIVGVSAICADTDEEAEHLASSVTMAMRMLRRGRLISVPTPERAREWLAEDGARRTPRPGEPLRRGSRRMVVGAPDTVRAGLEEVAAEYGAEELLVVTITHSHEARRRSYELIAAAMPGATAPEAAAAHSA; encoded by the coding sequence ATGACCACCTCCGCCCGCCTCCGCCTCGGCGTCCTCGACCAGTCACCCGTCGCGGAGGGATCCGACGGGTCGCAGGCCCTGCGCAACACGATCGACCTGGCGTGCCACGCCGAGTCGCTCGGATACGGGCGGTACTGGGTCGCCGAGCACCACGGCGGGCCCATGCTCGCCGGGGCCAGCCCCGAGGCGCTGATCGGCCCGATCGCCGCGGCGACCCGCCGCATGCGGGTCGGCAGCGGCGGAGTGATGCTGCCCCACTACAGCCCCCTGAAGGTCGCGGAGTCGTTCAGCGTCCTCGCCGGCCTCTTCCCCGGCCGCATCGACCTCGGCATCGGCCGCGCCGCCGGCACCGACCCCACCACGACGTTCGCGCTGCAGCGCGACCGGCGGGAGGCGTCACCCGACGACTTCCCCCAGCAGCTCGCCGAGCTGATGGCGTACCTCCGCGACGAGATGCCCTCCGACCACCCCTTCGCGCGCCTCGCGGCCCTCCCCGGCCTGCCGGCGGCGCCGGCGCTGTGGCTGCTGGGGTCCTCGCCGCAGAGCGCCTACTGGGCCGCCGAGGCCGGGCTCCCGTACGCGTTCGCCGACTTCATCAACCCCCTCGGGGCGACGATGGCCGCCGAGTACCGCGACCGGTTCGTCCCCTCGGCCGAGCTCGACGCGCCGCGGGTGATCGTGGGCGTCTCGGCGATCTGCGCCGACACCGACGAGGAGGCCGAGCACCTCGCCTCCAGCGTCACCATGGCGATGCGGATGCTCCGCCGGGGCCGGCTGATCTCCGTGCCGACCCCCGAACGGGCCCGGGAGTGGCTCGCCGAGGACGGGGCCCGCCGCACCCCCCGGCCCGGTGAGCCCCTGAGGCGGGGGTCCCGCCGGATGGTCGTCGGCGCGCCCGACACCGTCCGCGCCGGGCTCGAGGAGGTCGCCGCCGAGTACGGGGCGGAGGAGCTGCTCGTCGTCACCATCACCCACTCCCACGAGGCCCGCCGCCGCTCGTACGAGCTGATCGCCGCGGCAATGCCCGGCGCGACGGCGCCGGAGGCCGCCGCCGCGCACTCCGCGTAG
- a CDS encoding beta-propeller domain-containing protein gives MGRSLVVCAVAGLGVAAVVAGGAGGPAGGGAPRAEDASAPRPALTRFATCDRFVAHVRRRALASVGPWGLTGSTPVAVAAPVAEGDPVRAAAPAPALAPGTDFSDTNVQEAGVDEPDLVETDGRTVFAIAGGRLEAVDATGAAPRALPGLDLPGMSPSGLLLMGDRLLVIGDAGTPGPPRPVLDTVRIAPAPPVPPVTVVVALDVSDPAAPRVLSRMRAEGSLVSARRTGGTVRLVVSSHAPHLDLVTPAGAARGTRAALRANRRAIAAAPAGAWLPRVTVRDAATGRTVRRAVPCSAVSRPSRFAGLGTVSVLTVGVSDTLSLLDTDAVLTDGELVYASPTAMYVATARWSPPSAADAPVAPRGATLIHKLDTSDPTRTTYRASGVVPGYLLNQFSLSEHAGHLRVASTEEPDWWSPPEGAEPSESRITVLAQDGGRLVRTGEVRGLGRGERIHAVRFLGDRGYVVTFRQTDPLYVLDLADPARPVLRGELKIPGFSSYLHPVDATTLIGVGQAADARGRTQGTQVSLFDVTDPARPSRIAQRTLDTDWSEAESDHHAFLYWPANRLLVLPAQRYDGSGGAPFLGAVGLDVSRTTGITPIARITHPGGPDAAWAPVRRSLVVGGAVLTVSETGVLASDLTTLAPRGWAPFD, from the coding sequence GTGGGACGGTCGCTGGTCGTGTGTGCGGTGGCGGGCCTGGGCGTGGCGGCCGTGGTCGCCGGCGGCGCCGGGGGGCCGGCGGGCGGCGGGGCGCCACGCGCCGAGGACGCGTCCGCGCCGCGCCCGGCGCTGACGCGCTTCGCCACCTGCGACCGGTTCGTCGCGCACGTGCGGCGCCGGGCGCTCGCGTCGGTCGGGCCGTGGGGCCTGACGGGGAGCACCCCCGTGGCGGTGGCGGCGCCGGTCGCCGAGGGCGACCCGGTGCGCGCCGCGGCACCGGCCCCCGCCCTGGCGCCGGGGACGGACTTCTCGGACACCAACGTCCAGGAGGCGGGCGTCGACGAGCCCGACCTCGTCGAGACCGACGGCCGCACCGTCTTCGCGATCGCCGGGGGACGCCTCGAGGCCGTCGACGCCACCGGCGCCGCCCCGCGGGCCCTCCCCGGCCTCGACCTGCCCGGGATGTCGCCGAGCGGGCTGCTGCTCATGGGCGACCGCCTCCTCGTGATCGGCGACGCCGGGACACCCGGCCCGCCGCGGCCGGTGCTCGACACGGTGCGCATCGCCCCCGCCCCGCCGGTGCCGCCGGTGACGGTGGTCGTCGCGCTCGACGTCTCCGACCCGGCGGCCCCGCGCGTGCTGTCGCGCATGCGCGCCGAGGGCTCCCTCGTCAGCGCCCGCCGCACCGGGGGGACGGTGCGCCTGGTGGTCTCCTCGCACGCCCCCCACCTCGACCTCGTCACGCCGGCCGGCGCCGCCCGCGGAACGCGGGCCGCCCTGCGCGCCAACCGGCGCGCCATCGCCGCCGCCCCGGCCGGCGCGTGGCTGCCACGCGTCACGGTGCGGGACGCCGCGACGGGCCGCACGGTGCGGCGCGCCGTCCCGTGCTCCGCCGTCAGCCGCCCGAGCCGCTTCGCGGGGCTCGGCACCGTCAGCGTGCTGACCGTCGGCGTCTCCGACACGCTCTCGCTGCTCGACACCGACGCGGTCCTCACCGACGGGGAGCTCGTCTACGCCTCTCCGACGGCGATGTACGTCGCGACCGCCCGGTGGTCGCCGCCGTCCGCCGCCGACGCACCCGTCGCGCCGCGGGGCGCGACCCTGATCCACAAGCTCGACACCTCCGACCCCACCCGCACGACGTACCGGGCGAGCGGCGTGGTGCCGGGGTACCTGCTGAACCAGTTCTCCCTGTCGGAGCACGCGGGCCACCTGCGGGTGGCGAGCACCGAGGAGCCGGACTGGTGGAGCCCACCGGAGGGCGCGGAGCCCAGCGAGAGCCGCATCACCGTGCTCGCGCAGGACGGCGGGCGCCTCGTGCGGACCGGTGAGGTGCGGGGCCTCGGGCGCGGCGAGCGCATCCACGCCGTCCGCTTCCTCGGCGACCGCGGGTACGTCGTGACCTTCCGCCAGACCGACCCCCTCTACGTCCTCGACCTCGCCGACCCGGCCCGGCCCGTGCTGCGCGGGGAGCTGAAGATCCCCGGCTTCTCCTCGTACCTGCACCCCGTCGACGCGACCACCCTGATCGGCGTCGGGCAGGCCGCCGACGCGCGGGGCCGCACCCAGGGGACGCAGGTGTCGCTGTTCGACGTCACCGACCCCGCGCGACCGTCGCGCATCGCGCAGCGGACCCTCGACACCGACTGGTCCGAGGCCGAGTCCGACCACCACGCCTTCCTCTACTGGCCGGCGAACCGCCTGCTGGTGCTCCCCGCCCAGCGGTACGACGGGTCCGGCGGGGCGCCGTTCCTCGGGGCGGTCGGCCTCGACGTCTCCCGCACCACCGGGATCACGCCGATCGCCCGCATCACCCACCCGGGCGGCCCCGACGCCGCCTGGGCGCCCGTGCGGAGGTCGCTCGTCGTCGGCGGGGCCGTGCTGACGGTGTCGGAGACGGGGGTCCTCGCGAGCGACCTGACCACCCTCGCGCCGCGGGGCTGGGCGCCCTTCGACTGA
- a CDS encoding RodZ domain-containing protein codes for MPGIGGGGRGRGGAVAAMRRRHAQWLAGRGGRRANAGGTDLEGADLTGADLRRADLTGENMRGARLTRARLSNAVLSGADLSGADLRACSLVGADLGGARLTGARLQEANLAGANLRRAVLRDADLTGAHLADAAMEGADLSGANLLATTWGDGAPAPEPVAAPAPFSMAGADLRSAALAGFDLRGADLTEADLTGADLRGADLRGARLFRARLEGALLDGSTLDGADLGEADLRAAHFAGGPARAAAETAATAPVAAVATPTGGIRPGLVLAAALALAASVALTFALPALLGGGHEPLPSAAASARPAAPAVAAPAEVALEAVGPEGSWIEVREGTTRSGRLVFRGLLGPGSLRPVPLGTGLWMRVGNPDGLRGTLGDEALAFRGATGDFTVDATGIVRRAD; via the coding sequence ATGCCGGGCATCGGCGGTGGAGGACGGGGACGGGGCGGGGCGGTCGCCGCGATGCGGCGGCGGCACGCGCAGTGGCTCGCGGGCCGCGGCGGGCGGCGCGCCAACGCCGGCGGGACCGACCTGGAGGGCGCCGACCTCACCGGCGCCGACCTGCGGCGCGCCGACCTCACCGGCGAGAACATGCGCGGCGCCCGGCTCACCCGGGCCCGGCTGTCGAACGCGGTCCTCTCGGGCGCGGACCTGAGCGGGGCCGACCTCCGCGCCTGCAGCCTCGTCGGCGCCGACCTCGGCGGGGCCCGCCTGACCGGCGCCCGGCTGCAGGAGGCCAACCTCGCGGGCGCGAACCTGCGCCGCGCGGTGCTGCGCGACGCCGACCTGACGGGCGCGCACCTCGCGGACGCGGCGATGGAGGGCGCGGACCTGTCGGGCGCCAACCTGCTCGCCACCACCTGGGGCGACGGCGCCCCCGCACCCGAGCCGGTCGCGGCGCCCGCGCCGTTCAGCATGGCCGGGGCCGACCTGCGCAGCGCCGCCCTCGCGGGCTTCGACCTGCGCGGCGCCGACCTGACGGAGGCCGACCTGACGGGCGCCGACCTGCGGGGCGCGGACCTCCGCGGCGCCCGCCTCTTCCGCGCCCGCCTCGAGGGGGCGCTGCTCGACGGGAGCACCCTCGACGGCGCCGACCTCGGCGAGGCCGACCTGCGCGCCGCGCACTTCGCGGGCGGACCCGCGCGGGCCGCGGCGGAGACGGCCGCCACCGCCCCCGTCGCCGCGGTCGCGACCCCGACGGGCGGCATCCGTCCCGGCCTCGTCCTGGCGGCGGCCCTCGCGCTCGCGGCGAGCGTCGCGCTCACCTTCGCCCTCCCCGCCCTCCTGGGCGGCGGGCACGAACCCCTCCCCTCCGCCGCCGCCTCCGCCCGACCGGCGGCGCCGGCCGTCGCGGCGCCGGCGGAGGTCGCGCTCGAGGCCGTCGGCCCGGAGGGGTCGTGGATCGAGGTGCGCGAGGGGACGACCCGCTCCGGGCGCCTCGTGTTCCGCGGGCTCCTCGGGCCGGGCTCCCTCCGCCCCGTCCCCCTCGGCACCGGTCTCTGGATGCGCGTCGGCAACCCCGACGGCCTGCGGGGGACCCTCGGCGACGAGGCCCTCGCCTTCCGGGGCGCGACGGGCGATTTCACCGTGGACGCGACCGGGATCGTGCGCCGGGCGGACTGA
- a CDS encoding TerC/Alx family metal homeostasis membrane protein, with protein sequence MLDVSLVAWAATIALVLGLLALDLTATSGGRAHVVGFREAVAWSVFYIGVAVAFGIVFGMLAGWDYGTEYFAGYIVEKSLSVDNLFVFVIIMTTFAVPPEHQQRVLTFGIIMALVLRAIFIALGAALLAAFSFMFLLFGLLLLFTAVQLFRHRDQDPTIEDNKIVAFARRRFSITPDYVGGKIVTKVGGKRMLTPMFLVLLTIGTTDLLFALDSIPAVFGVTEEAYIVFTANAFALLGLRALYFLVSGLLDRLVYLSTGLALILAFIGGKLVLHYAHLQNNDIPEVSTNLSLVVIAVILTVTTVASLVKSKRDPTARAHAGTLREPKKPREG encoded by the coding sequence GTGCTCGACGTCTCCCTCGTGGCCTGGGCCGCGACGATCGCCCTCGTCCTGGGGCTGCTCGCCCTCGACCTGACCGCCACCTCCGGGGGCCGCGCGCACGTCGTCGGCTTCCGCGAGGCCGTCGCCTGGTCGGTCTTCTACATCGGCGTCGCCGTCGCCTTCGGCATCGTCTTCGGGATGCTCGCCGGCTGGGACTACGGCACCGAGTACTTCGCGGGCTACATCGTCGAGAAGAGCCTGTCGGTCGACAACCTCTTCGTCTTCGTGATCATCATGACCACGTTCGCGGTGCCCCCCGAGCACCAGCAGCGGGTGCTGACGTTCGGGATCATCATGGCGCTGGTCCTGCGGGCGATCTTCATCGCCCTCGGCGCGGCGCTGCTCGCGGCCTTCTCGTTCATGTTCCTGCTGTTCGGGCTGCTGCTGCTCTTCACCGCGGTCCAGCTGTTCCGGCACCGCGACCAGGACCCGACGATCGAGGACAACAAGATCGTCGCGTTCGCGCGACGGCGGTTCTCGATCACGCCCGACTACGTCGGGGGGAAGATCGTGACGAAGGTCGGCGGCAAGCGGATGCTGACCCCGATGTTCCTGGTGCTGCTGACGATCGGCACCACCGACCTGCTGTTCGCCCTCGACTCGATCCCCGCCGTCTTCGGCGTCACCGAGGAGGCCTACATCGTCTTCACGGCGAACGCCTTCGCGCTGCTCGGGCTGCGGGCCCTCTACTTCCTGGTGTCGGGGCTGCTCGACCGGCTGGTCTACCTCTCGACGGGCCTCGCGCTGATCCTCGCGTTCATCGGCGGCAAGCTGGTGCTGCACTACGCGCACCTGCAGAACAACGACATCCCCGAGGTCTCGACGAACCTCTCGCTCGTCGTGATCGCGGTGATCCTGACGGTGACGACGGTCGCGAGCCTGGTGAAGTCGAAGCGCGACCCGACCGCCCGCGCCCACGCCGGGACGCTGCGCGAGCCGAAGAAGCCCCGGGAGGGCTGA
- a CDS encoding sensory rhodopsin transducer, with translation MDGLGRTRWAIAEGWIPSGSTGPAPAMTSHETACLLNAGDRDAHVTIHLLFTDREPAGPYRVTVPARRTLHLRFNDLTDPEPVPRDTDYASIIESDWPIVVQHTRLDSRQAENALMTTIAWAE, from the coding sequence ATGGACGGACTGGGACGCACGCGCTGGGCGATCGCGGAGGGGTGGATCCCCAGCGGGAGCACCGGTCCCGCCCCGGCGATGACGAGCCACGAGACGGCCTGCCTGCTGAACGCCGGCGACCGCGACGCGCACGTCACGATCCACCTGCTGTTCACGGACCGGGAGCCCGCCGGGCCCTACCGGGTGACGGTGCCGGCGCGGCGCACGCTGCACCTGCGCTTCAACGACCTCACCGACCCCGAGCCGGTCCCCCGCGACACGGACTACGCGAGCATCATCGAGTCGGACTGGCCGATCGTCGTCCAGCACACCCGCCTCGACTCGCGCCAGGCCGAGAACGCGCTGATGACCACCATCGCCTGGGCGGAGTGA
- a CDS encoding FAD-binding oxidoreductase translates to MSTTLDPTTAGLDALRAAIDGQLYVPGDEGYDAARMPWNVAIDQRPAAVALPTNARDVTEIVAFARSLGMRVAPQGTGHNPGPFRDLSDTILLRTSAMTDVRIDPERRIAVVQSGALWEHVVTPAAAHGLVALHGSSPDVGVAGYTLGGGVGWLARRHGLASNAVTAIEIVLPDGRLVRTDHENEPDLFWALRGGGGNFGVVTSIEMRLFPLEEVVAGWLIWPWEDSHRVLTAWNAWTETAPDAVTSAARILQLPPIPMIPEPLRGRSLVVIEVAVLPDEVDADALLAPLRALGPEIDTIGPMPASGLVRLHQDPEGPTPGLSNASMLDALTDEAIATLVREGGPGSGSPLLALELRQLGGALARPAEDAGALDRLDARFALFAVGIPMDPEMGRAVEAHADRIVAAMAPWGRGRSYLNFAERPTASATAFDEDAHARLLAVRARYDATSMMRANHPIEG, encoded by the coding sequence ATGAGCACCACCCTCGACCCCACCACCGCCGGCCTCGACGCCCTCCGGGCGGCCATCGACGGCCAGCTGTACGTCCCCGGCGACGAGGGCTACGACGCCGCCCGCATGCCCTGGAACGTCGCGATCGACCAGCGGCCCGCCGCGGTCGCGCTGCCGACCAACGCGCGCGACGTGACGGAGATCGTCGCCTTCGCCCGCTCCCTCGGCATGCGCGTCGCCCCGCAGGGCACCGGCCACAACCCCGGCCCGTTCCGTGACCTCTCCGACACGATCCTCCTGCGGACGAGCGCGATGACCGACGTCCGCATCGACCCCGAGCGGCGGATCGCCGTCGTCCAGTCCGGCGCCCTCTGGGAGCACGTCGTGACGCCGGCGGCCGCCCACGGGCTCGTCGCGCTGCACGGCTCCTCGCCCGACGTCGGCGTCGCCGGCTACACCCTCGGCGGGGGCGTCGGCTGGCTCGCGCGCCGCCACGGCCTCGCGTCGAACGCGGTCACCGCCATCGAGATCGTGCTGCCCGACGGCCGCCTGGTGCGCACCGACCACGAGAACGAGCCGGACCTCTTCTGGGCGCTCCGCGGCGGCGGCGGCAACTTCGGCGTCGTCACGTCGATCGAGATGCGCCTCTTCCCGCTGGAGGAGGTCGTCGCCGGGTGGCTGATCTGGCCGTGGGAGGACTCCCACCGCGTCCTCACCGCCTGGAACGCGTGGACGGAGACGGCCCCCGATGCCGTCACGTCGGCGGCCCGCATCCTGCAGCTCCCCCCGATCCCGATGATCCCCGAGCCCCTGCGTGGCCGGAGCCTCGTGGTCATCGAGGTCGCGGTGCTCCCCGACGAGGTCGACGCCGACGCCCTCCTCGCGCCGCTGCGGGCCCTCGGCCCGGAGATCGACACCATCGGCCCGATGCCGGCGTCGGGGCTCGTGCGGCTGCACCAGGACCCCGAGGGCCCGACCCCGGGCCTGAGCAACGCATCGATGCTCGACGCGCTCACCGACGAGGCGATCGCCACCCTCGTGCGCGAGGGCGGCCCCGGCAGCGGCTCCCCGCTGCTCGCCCTGGAGCTGCGGCAGCTCGGGGGCGCGCTGGCGCGCCCGGCGGAGGACGCCGGCGCCCTCGACCGCCTCGACGCCCGGTTCGCGCTGTTCGCGGTCGGGATCCCCATGGACCCCGAGATGGGCCGCGCCGTCGAGGCCCACGCCGACCGGATCGTCGCCGCGATGGCCCCCTGGGGCCGGGGCCGCAGCTACCTCAACTTCGCGGAGCGGCCCACCGCGTCGGCCACCGCGTTCGACGAGGACGCGCACGCCCGGCTGCTCGCGGTGCGCGCCCGGTACGACGCCACGTCGATGATGCGGGCGAACCACCCGATCGAGGGCTGA